In Aspergillus nidulans FGSC A4 chromosome IV, a single window of DNA contains:
- a CDS encoding reverse transcriptase/ribonuclease H family protein (transcript_id=CADANIAT00000993): MGGFIQRKRCRGQDIEIFAVSLADIQKAQAPKRHIDPRTKLPRQYWKYLRLFEQDKAEELPPHRGDGIDHKIELVQEESGKDPEVPCRPLNSLVTDAKRLYPRDHSPAAAPVLFVRKPGGGLRFCVDYRALNAITKKDRYPLPLIHETLNQIGQARWFTKLDVSAAFHKIRIAKGQEWMTAFRTRYGLFEWLVTPFGLANAPSTFQKYINWTLREYLDEFCSAYIDDVLVYTNGDLRQHRKHVRMVLKKLEEAGLYLDIKKCEFECKETKYLGFIIQAGKGIKMDPEKVKAIKEWETPTTIKGVRGFLGFANFYRRFIPNFSGIQPSTLPTVRNSPAECNYEIYDKELLAIVRCLEAWDAELRSCGEFQVITDHKNLEYFFSPRKLTERHVRWSLFLSRFNFKLVYRKGSANQRADALSRRDQDMPDDEDDRVKSRTMQLFTEKHLGKTVVATLRPAEEQPWEPYEKSDMWKEALKQDERYSEAVLCLKDGARRFPPHLQLKVGISECQLDAQDHILFRGRRTSWPRANIFAG; the protein is encoded by the exons atgggaggatttatacaaaggaaaaggtgccgtggccaagatattgagatattcgcggtctcattggcagatatacagaaggcacaggccccaaagagacatattgacccccgtacaaagctaccaaggcaatactggaaatacctaaggctcttcgaacaagacaaagcagaagaactaccaccgcaccggggagatgggattgatcacaaaatcgagctcgtacaggaggagagtgggaaggatcctgaagtcccctgtCGACCCCTGAACTCTCTAGTAACGGACGCCA aaaggctttatccgcgtgaccattccccagctgcagccccagtactctttgtacgaaaaccaggaggaggactgcggttctgcgtcgactaccgtgctctaaatgccattaccaagaaggaccgctatccattgcccctgatccatgagacactgaaccaaattggacaagccagatggtttactaagctggatgtgtctgctgccttccataagatccgcatagccaaaggccaggaatggatgactgccttccgtacgagatacgggctctttgaatggctagtcaccccttttgggttggctaatgcaccgagcaccttccaaaaatacatcaactggaccctccgggaatatctagatgaattctgctcagcctatatcgacgatgtgcttgtctataccaatggggacctccgccagcaccggaagcacgtacgaatggtcttgaagaaactggaagaagcaggcctatatttggatattaagaagtgcgaatttgagtgcaaggagacaaagtacttgggctttataatacaggcagggaagggaatcaaaatggacccggagaaggtgaaagcaataaaggaatgggaaacccctactactataaagggcgtccgaggattcctgggctttgccaacttctaccgaaggttcatccctaacttctcagggatc caaccttcaacccttcctaccgtacg gaattctccagctgaatgcaactatgagatctatgacaaggagctactcgcaattgtacgatgtcttgaagcctgggatgctgaactgcgctcatgtggagaattccaagttattacagaccacaaaaacctggagtacttcttctccccaaggaagctgacagaacgacacgtacgatggtccttatttctcagccggttcaacttcaagctagtatataggaaagggtcagccaatcagagagctgatgcactttcacggagagaccaagacatgcctgatgatgaagatgacagggtcaagtctcgtacgatgcaactttttacagaaaaacacttggggaagacggtagttgccaccctccgaccggctgaagagcaaccatgggagccgtacgaaaaaagtgatatgtggaaggaggcactcaaacaggatgaaagatatagtgaagcagtactgtgcctgaaagatggagcaaggagatttcctccacacctaCAATTGAAAGtcggaatctcagaatgccagctggacgcccaagaccatatcctcttccgtgggaggag gacatcctggccgagagcaaacatatttgctggttag
- a CDS encoding uncharacterized protein (transcript_id=CADANIAT00000994) — protein MATTSAHLPLPRRSPATNYQVGDKVWLSLKNIRTDRPSKKLDWKNAKYEVIGLVGSHAVRLNTPPGIHPVFHVDLLRLASSDPLPSQKNDDSQPPSIMVNGEEEYMVEKILDERRRRYGRGHRLEYLVKWSGYAQPTWEAATALEEVQALDEWLDHLSDSAKACAVLKAVSHLQDFLATTILLSHFFFSDSFLYVRHV, from the exons atggctacaacctcagcccatttacccctaccgaggag gagcccggccacaaactaccaagtgggagataaggtctggctaagtctgaagaacatccgtacggaccgacccagtaagaaacttgactggaagaacgccaagtatgaggttataggcctggtgggcagtcatgctgtacggctgaatacgcccccagggatccatccagtcttccatgtggacctgcttcggctggcttcatcagatccacttccttcccagaagaatgatgatagccagccccctagcatcatggtgaacggtgaggaagaatacatggtagagaaaatcctggacgaacgtcgcaggagatacgggagaggtcaccggctggaatacctagtgaaatggtcaggctatgctcagccaacctgggaagctgccacagctttggaggaagtacaagctctggatgagtggctggatc accttagtgactcggccaaggcctgcgctgtcctgaaggcggtgagccacctacaagacttccttgcaacaacaatccttctttctcatttcttctttagcgattccttcttgtacgtacggcacgtctag